The Panicum hallii strain FIL2 unplaced genomic scaffold, PHallii_v3.1 scaffold_384, whole genome shotgun sequence genome contains a region encoding:
- the LOC112878689 gene encoding uncharacterized protein LOC112878689 has product MAVSLSSTRRGNTSWCGILSPASCSTLPSPGVDGKMMLVIDGGVVCAATDQGHVHGACHSDPFRVVFIGEDRGQIFACVYSSETRAWGNLFSMMSPLPYFVTNSPKCPSTLVRNSICLLIFGERAVILEFMYHRMHITLMPLLVACVSSWLHLLTVVVSASSFSVHVWKRVSDGGRNNATWMLGNTIELRKLLSLKPMMHLRIMGLDEDNNVIFKLTDSVVFTVNLESLQFKKLSTQLPFYPFSFHPFKSFYTPGVRVCAGQNDIKSLTGA; this is encoded by the exons ATGGCCGTGTCCTTGTCCTCAACCAGGAGGGGCAACACTTCTTGGTGTGGGATCCTGTCACCGGCGAGCTGCTCAACGTTGCCTTCCCCAGGGGTCGATGGCAAGATGATGCTTGTAATTGATGGTGGAGTCGTTTGCGCTGCCACTGACCAAGGCCATGTGCATGGTGCTTGCCACTCGGATCCCTTCAGGGTGGTTTTCATAGGTGAAGACAGGGGACAAATTTTTGCATGTGTTTACTCATCAGAGACCAGGGCATGGGGCAATCTATTCTCAATGATGTCGCCGCTGCCATATTTTGTGACAAATTCTCCTAAATGTCCAAGTACCCTGGTCAGGAATTCCATTTGCTTGTTGATTTTTGGGGAAAGGGCTGTAATTCTTGAGTTC ATGTACCATCGGATGCATATCACTTTGATGCCTTTATTGGTGGCATGTGTCAGTTCATGGTTACACCTGCTGACAGTGGTGGTCTCAGCTTCATCCTTCAGCGTCCATGTATGGAAGAGGGTGTCTGATGGTGGCCGTAATAATGCTACATGGATGCTTGGGAATACCATTGAACTGAGAAAGCTACTTTCGCTGAAGCCAATGATGCACCTAAGAATAATGGGACTGGATGAAGACAACAATGTCATATTCAAACTGACAGATAGTGTTGTCTTCACGGTCAATCTTGAGTCACTGCAGTTCAAGAAACTGTCCACACAATTGCCTTTCTACCCTTTTTCCTTCCATCCATTCAAAAGTTTCTACACTCCAG GTGTGCGCGTTTGT